Genomic DNA from uncultured Methanospirillum sp.:
CCTGATATCGGGCAATGTGTGCTTGTCAGAAAACGTCCGGCCGTTGTGAGGAATAAAATTCAATCTCCTGGTACTCGGGACGGACAAAAAACACACCTGCTCGATGTTGATTATCTGGATACCTATAATTATCCAAGTTCAGACACCATTGTCTGGGAACGGGAAGTAGGAGCAGACATCTTTGCCCTACATGATTTTCCTGAGATTTTTCCTCCTCTAAATCCTGATAAACCCTCACGTTTTCATGCGTTCATTGATGCGATCTCCTGGTCTGCTCAGGGGGTCTATGAATTTGAATCTGATAATAAAACCGTCTCCTATACCTCAGCACCCTTAAGCAGCCCGTGGTTCTCAGCAGTCCAGGTGGAAGATTATCAGTTATATCCAGTCCTTCAGGCCCTCAATATGCCTCGGGTTAACCTCCTCCTTGCCGATGATGTTGGTCTTGGGAAAACTATCGAAGCAGGGTTGATCATTCAGGAGCTCATCAAACAGAGACGGATTCGAAGGATACTTATTGTCTGTCCTGCGTCACTGCAGAACCAGTGGCAGGATGAGATGAAAGAGAAGTTCAACATCGGGTTTGAGATCCTTGATAGTGAAAAAACCTGGGAGATACAGCGAACCCTTGGGATGGATGCAAACCCGTGGAAAGTCTATCCCCGCCTGATTACTTCAATGGATTATCTCAAACAGGTGGATATTCTTGAACGGTTTAAGGTCACTTCTCTGCAGATGGGCGGGAACGATTCAGCTATGCTTCCCTGGGATCTGTTGATCGTTGATGAAGCACATAATTATTCTCCTTCCCGATTTTCTGATGATAGTCAACGGTGTTCGATGCTTCGTGACATTACTCCATTTTTTGAGCACCGGTTGTTTCTGACTGCTACTCCGCATAATGGATATACCGTATCCTTTAGTGGTCTGCTTGAACTTCTCGATCCGGTCCGGTTTCAGCAGAAAGCCGTACTCTCAAATGAGGATTACAAACATCTGAACCTGGTCATGATTCGCCGGATGAAGAGTCAGTTAAATGACGGACGAAATAAGAACCGGTTTCCATCACGGACGGTTGATGGTCTTGCATTAATAATGTCAGATGAAGAGACCCGGCTCTTTAAAGCAATTCGAAGATACCTTCTCGAAGGAACGAAACAGATTGGGAAACCCGGGAGTAGAGAAAGGAATCTTGCCCAGTTCATTGTGATGCTGCTGAATAAACGGCTGCTATCAAGTTCATATGCTTTTGCACAGACCTGGTGGAACCATGTCGCCGGGTTTGATCTGGATTCTTTCGGGATTGATGAGGCTGATGAATCACGAAAACGGGCTCAGACATCTATTGAGAATGACGAGGAGAAGGATCTCCGTGAATACGATGCAGCCCGTCATGGGGCCGGGTGGCTCAGGCAGTATCGGGATGAACTGACGCCCTATCTGGATGAAGTGAGTGCCGAGTTGAACCGACTCGGATGGGGTCGCCGGGTTGTTGAACAGGATATCAGCCAGTGTAAGGAATTTCCAAAGGATACCAGGTTTGAGAAATTATTCACCTGGGTAAAAGAAAATCTCATGGAAAAGGGGAAGTTCAAAGATGATGAGCGGGTTATCATCTTCACTGAGTACAAGGACACCCTCGATTACTTGGTTGCCAGATTTAAAGAGAAGAAGATTGAGACCCCGGTTCTTCAGCTCCTCTATGGTGGAGCTGATGCGAAACTTCGCCGTGAAGTAAAGGAGAACTTTAATGATCCCTCTTCTCCCCTTCGGATTCTTATTGCAACTGATGCAGCGTCTGAGGGTCTGAACCTGCAGACATCCTGCCGGTATCTCATCCATCAGGAGATCCCCTGGAATCCGATGCGACTTGAACAGCGGAATGGCCGGGTGGACCGGCATGGTCAGTCCCGTGATGTTTTTGTCTGGCATTTTGTTTCTGATCAGATTGAAGACCTGAAGTTTCTGGACTTTGTTACCCGGAAGGTTGATACTGTCCGGGGAGACCTCGGGAGTGTCGGGAATGTTCTTGATGAAGCGATTATGGAGTACTTCTCGAAAGGCTCGATCAATACCAAAGAGGTTGAGCGTCGGGTAAGTCTGACAAAAGAGATCGCAGATGATCGACGGGATATGCAACATGGAATGCATGGATCTAACAAGGAGTATGATGTCGCATTTGAATCATATCTGCAGACACAGAAGCGTCTTGGACTCTCAGAAGGACGGCTTTTTCATCTCCTCGATGAGGCGGTGAAGCTTGATACGTCCCGTTCATCAGATCAGGGAATGCTCACTTCAGTGAGTGAAGGGGTGTTCAGGTTTTCCTCTATTCCCGCCGGGTGGAAAGCGATCATTCAATCAAGTCTTCTCCTTGATAGTGAATCGGGAGCTCAGCCAAAGATGGTCTTCTCGCCAGAACGAGTGATGGTAGAAGAGCATGGAAGGATCATGTTCCATCCCGGGAAGGATACCCGGCTTCTCATGCTCGGTCATCCGGTTATGCAGAAAGCTCTCTCTTCTTTCACCCGGAGGATGTGGCTTCCGTCTTCAGAATCAAAGTTCAATAAATGGACCGTAGAGCAGGGGGATCTTCCTAAAGGATTAGACTTTGTATTCACACTCCTGTATCAGATTGCTCTTCGAAATAAACTCGGGGAGCGGATGGATACTGGAATTCTTCGTGTTCCGGTGACGGTTGAAGACGGGAGGGTAAGGTCTCTGTCGTCCGGAGAGATGGGCCAGATCTCTCAACTCTCCGCAACTCCTCTACCTAATAGTCAGTTATCTTCTCTGATGAAAAAAACCATCCCCGGATATCTGAAGGTGAAGCAGTTTGCTGAAGCATTCAGAGGGGAACTCGCGTCCAGTATTTTCACCGATAAATCTGATCATCTTGCTCAGAGACTTCTTGAAGAGATAGAGAATCATCGTGCATTGTTTGCGGAGCGGAAGGAATCACTGGATCAGTACAAGGATCCCAAACATGTCAAACGGCTTAGGAATGAGCTTGAAGAAGCTGTTGACAAGATGAAGCAGCTCACCTTTGATCCTGAGCAGAACCTTGAGAACCGGTTGCGAGTGGATGATATAAAGGCGGATATGGAGTTTGTTCGCCAGACCAATCATATCTCAATTCTGAAAGAGCGACTCGGGAAAGAAGAGGATCGGGTAATCAATAAAGTGCTTCCCCGGCGATTCACTCTTGATGAGGAAGGGGTCGAGATCATGCCGGTAGCGGTCCATATTCTGGTCTCTTCCCGTGAGGTGGCCTGATGGTAGAAGTCGGGGTTTCCTGGTGGTCTGAACTCAGGCAGAACGGGATGATCCTCTCTCCTACGGTGCTCTCTGAATTTGTTGATGGAGGGCCGGTTCTTGAACGCTGGCCATATGAACGGCTCAGGGATGCATATACCTCCTTCATTTCTCAGTTAGAACGCTCGCCTGATAAGTCATCCATCCTCTATACCTGGTTTGACACACTCTTTCAGGGATTTCTTGAGCACCCTCAGGACTCGTGTAAAAAACATGGGGGAATTCCTGAAAAGTACCGGGTAGCGATGAGCAGGAAAGGAGCCGCTTCTCTCCGGCCAGATCGTCTTATTCTTCATGCCGGGGATCAGGATCAGCCCCGGTTTCTGGTTTTATTTGATATGGAATCCTCCCGGCTTGGTATGCATCGGGGCCGAGCAGTGTATAGTTCTTTCCTGGATCTGCTTCGGGGAACTGGTCATCCGGTAGGCATTCTCATGAACGGGAGACAGTTTCGGCTGGTCTATGCAGGTATTGATTATGACTGCTGGGTTGAGTGGGAAGTAGACCGATGGTTTGAGGATGATGCTGGGCGGGCTGAATTGGAAGGGTTTTTACAACTCTGCGGACCGTTCGGGACACAACCACGGGATGATCCATTCCCATTACTTGCAGCGATTCAGAAGAGCCGGACCAAGCAGGGTGAACTCTCTCAGGTTCTTGGTGAGCAGACCCGTCAGGCGGTTGAAAAACTCCTGAAAGCCCTTGATAAGAATATCCGTGATTATCCTGAGATCAGAGAGATACTTTCAAAGAACCCGAGTACTTTGGAGATGCTCTCTGACACGGATCAACAGAGTGCTCTCTATCAGGCGTCTATCCGTCTGATTATGCGGCTTGTGGTGGTGCTCTTTGCCGAGGCACGCGGTCTTTTACCGACTGATCAGGTTCCCTATTATGAGTCATATGGGATTGGAAGTCTGTATGAATCGCTCAAAGTAGCTGCTTCAGTTGAAGGAGAAGTGGGTCTTTCAGAACAGTTCCAAGCCTGGTCACGGCTCTTATCTTTGTTCCGTCTCCTCTTTGAAGGGAGTGATCTCCCGGATCTTCCGATGCCTGCGTATGGAGGGCATCTCTTTCAAAGTGGAGACTCCGGGAGTCAGGATGTTATCCTTCGGGCACTCTCGCTCTATGAGGATGAACGGGCTGCGATCTCTGACTTGGTGATATTTGAGATCCTGAAGTTACTCAAGGTCGGAAAGATCAAAGCCAAGGTCGGGAGATCCACCAAGATGGTGAGCGGGGCTGTGGACTTCTCAGATCTCCGGACTGAGTACATCGGGATGATGTATGAGGGATTGCTTGACTATCAACTCCGGATAGTAAAGCCTGAAGAAGAGGCGATTATCTTCCTAAACGTGGGGAATCAGCCTGCTCTCCCGTTCTCACTTCTGAAAGAACTCTCTGATGCTGAACTGAAAGACCTGATCAAGAAGCTTGGAAAAGAGCAGAAAGAGGAATCAGTGGAAGGGGAGGATGAGGCTGAAGAAGAGGAAGAACAGCCAGAGGAGATAGAAGAGGAGGAATCTGGTGAGGAAGAAGAAGAGGCAGTCATTGAGGACTCTTCCGGGGTGTCATCCGAGATCATCCTCTGGGCTGAACGGGTAGTCGAGGTGGCCGGGCTTGTCAAAAGACCGAAAGGGAAAAATGCTGATCCTGCTGAGTTTGCCCGGTTAGTCAGGCGTCGTGCCCGCTCGTTCATCTCCGAGGAACGGGTAGTATTGGCTGGTGAAATGTATCTGATCCGGGCAAGTGGCACTCGGAAAGGGTCTGGGTCGTTTTATACGAAACCACAATTAGCGGTTCCGACTGTTCACCGGACTCTTGAACCTCTGGTTTATAATATTGAGGGTGAAGGGATAGATCGGAAATTGACTCCGAAGAAACCTGAGGAGATTCTTGCCCTCAAAGTCTGTGACCCGGCAATGGGTTCAGCGAGTTTCCTGGTCGCCGCTCTGCGATTCCTTTCTGATGCCTTGTATGAGAGTCTTTGGTATCATGATAAAGTTCCAAGGACCGAAAAAGCCAGGCGGGTTCTTACACTTCCCTTTGGTGATAAATCTTCTGGAGCTGAGGCTGACGAACTCTTCCCCTGTCGGAGTGATGAGGATGCATTTGAGTCACGAACGAAAGCACGACTCAAACGGTATGTAGTCGAACGCTGTATTTATGGAGTTGATCTCAATCCGGTTGCCGTGGAGCTTGGGAAACTCTCGCTCTGGATAGAGACGATGGATCAGAAACTTCCCTTCTCGTTCCTGGATCACAAGATCCATGTCGGGAACAGCCTGGTCGGGTGCTGGTTAGATCAGGTATCAGAATATCCGGTGATGGCATGGAACAGGGAAACTGGTGATGAGAAACACACTGGGGTGAATCATCAGAAAAAGACCTGGGCTGATAAGCTCAAAGCAATCCGTGAAAATCAGGTGAAACCAGAGATGATCCAGATTCTTCAGGCTGGTGGTATCTCTAGGGTGGATTCCTTTACTGATGAACGGGTTAGAAAGACCCATACTGAAGCGGTTCGTGCTCTTGAAGCGGTTCATAATCTCTCGATCTGTGATTCGAGTGAACAACGGGAATTGGTCTGGCGGGGAGGTTTTATTGAGCATCCCGATATCATTGCTCTCAAAGAGGCCTGCGATCTATGGTGTGCGGTCTGGTTCTGGCCGGGAAAATGGTATAGCGGAGAATCAGGAATAGCGCCAACACCAAATCTCTTTTATCAGCCGACTGAAGAGATAAAAACACTGACCCGGCAGTTGGCTGAAGAGATGAAGTTCTTTCATTGGGAGTTGATGTTTCCGGAGGTGTTTGTGAAGAATGGGGGTTTTGATGCGATTATTGGAAATCCCCCATGGGAGATATCAAAAGCAACATCTCATGAGTTCTTCACAGTGTATGATCCGATCTTCCGAACTAGGGGGAAACAGGAAGCGCTAAACATTCAAACCGATTTATTTTCAAAGGAATCTGAAATAGAAACCGCTTGGCTGCATTATTGCGGTCGATTTAAGGAGATGGGGAATTGGGTTTCTTCTTCGGCTTTTCCCTTTGGTGATCCTTCAGATGAAAAGGAAACATTTTCTTTTTCCCGGAGAACCTTCGAATCTGCGACATATCATGAGCGATGGCGAATTCAACGACGGAAGCATGAATCATTTACGGATCTGGAGCATCCTTTCAGGCACCAAGGTTCTGCAGATGTAAATACGTATAAACTCTTCCTTGAGTTGTCTCATTCGATCTGTAATGATAATGGTCGGATAGGAATGATTGTTCCATCAGGGATATACACCGATAATGGGACCGTGGCATTACGGGATTTATTTATTAATAGATGTAATTGGGAATTCCTTTTTGTATTCGAGAATCGAAGAAAAATCTTCCCAATTGATTCAAGATTTAAGTACTGTCCTGTGATCATTAACAAAGGTGGGAAGACAACTTCTGTTCTTACTGCATTTATGCAACATGATTCAGCATCATGGGAGAATCCTTGGAAAAACCTAATCGAATATACTGCAGTTCAGGTTCATACCTTTAGTCCAAACATACGTGCCTTTTTAGAAATTAAGACTCACCGTGATATTGGTATTATTAATAAAATATATATATATACTAACTCCGTCCTTCTTGGTGAAAATGGTCTGGAGGGATGGGGAATTAAATATACCACAGAATTCCACATGACTAACGACTCCTACCTCTTCCCTCCGCTTGAATGGTGGAAAGAGTTGGGGTATACACCTGATGAATATGGTAGATGGCATCCTCCTGAAGGTGAGAAACCCGAACTGGTGTATAAGAGAAGAGAAATTGGTTCACCTGGCGATATGGCATTACCGTTGTATCAAGGGCGTATGATTCATCAATTTGATTATTCCTATCAATGTTATGTTGATGGATCTGGGAATCGAACGAATTGGAAAATTATCAATTTTGAAGAGAAGAATATAACATCTCAATATTTAATAGCAGAATCGAAATTCGCTCTAAAAAGTTCTAATAATCTTGCTCGAATATCTTTTAGAGATATTGCCCGTACAACGGATTTACGAACAATGATCTGTTCAATAATACCAAATTATCCATGCGGTAATAAGGTACCATTATTCATTAAAAATGAATTTCAGGATTACTCTCAATATTTAAGTTTAGTTGGAATACTAAACTCATATATTTTTGATTATATTTTACGTATTAAACAAGGATCTACCTCTCTAAACTATTATATTTTAGCAGAGACTCCTCTAGTTAAACCTAATAATTATCTCTATTTATACAAATTTGTTTTAGGTTTAAATTGTGTCAACCCAATATTTGCTCCCCTTTATACAAAAATTAGGAGAAAATCAAAATTCAATTCTCATTGGAAGTCTCTTTGGGCCATCACACCCCACGAACGCCTTCGTCTTCGGTGCATCCTCGATTCCATTATCGCTCACCTCTATGGCCTCGAATTCGAGGACTTTGCATGGATCCTTAAAGATTGTGCTCATCCTACAACACATCTCCGATCTATCAAAAAAACCCTAGACCCGAAGGGATTCTGGCGGGTGGATCAGACCGAGGTTCCTGAGCTCAGGCATCCTGTCCTGGCCCTAAAAGCTTTTTTGGACCTAAAGAAGATGGGGCTGGAGGAATTCTGTGCCCTGAATGATGGAGATGGGTGGATGATTCCAGACGAGATCACCTATGCAACCAGGCCGGATGGGACCATTGAGTTTGATACAACGGATGGGATCACAGTGCCAGTCAGAGAGAAACTCGGGCCACGGTTCCTGGACTGGCAACTCGAAGGGACACCAGAGGAATCATGGGCGGAGTGTGAGCGGCATGCACGGGCTATTCTCGGGGACGAGGAGTTTGAGCGGATGATGAAGGATCCAGATGAGGTTACTCAGGTGTTGAAGAAGGCGGAAGGGCAGAGGGAGTTGGACGGGGGACAGACGAGGTTGTTTTAATGGATAATGATAAAGGAATTGAATCCGATAAAATTTGGTCGAGATATCTATTATTAGAGAATTCCTTTTTAAAATTTCAATATTATATCCCGTTTATTCCCGAACATTACAATGTTACTTCCCCTCATCTTGATGATCTTCTTATTCGAACCTGTTCTCTGTTAGAATCTTTTTTTAAAACTAGTTCTCATTGTATAATTTTTGATGGAGAAGTTGAAGAAATTCCGCTTCAAAAATTGAGAAATGAACCGAAAAAAGCAGGTATTAAAGACATTGAAGCAGTCTTCAATAATCGGTATAATTTATCGGATAAAAATATTCATTTTATTTTTCAGGAGTATCAGCATACATTTAGTCCATTTCAAGGATGGTGTAATAAAGATTCTCCTATATGGTGGATTGATTATAACAAATTAAAACATAATGGTTTCAAGTTTAGCTCTTCCTATCAAAATGTAAGAAATGCTTTGGGAGGTTTATTTCTCTCAATTGTTATTCATCTTGATATGCTTCATTATCTTGAAGGTATTTCAATTATCGATGGAATTGGTATCCAAAAGGCGTTCATGGATTTATATGATGCATGTCCAGATTATGATCATATTGAAGTTGGGTTTCTACAATGTATTGTTGCACGAAGCAAATTATTCGGGTTTGTGTATACTATCTTCCCAGATATAAGAAATGGAACAGAAAAGAGTATAAAAAGAATATTTACTCCACCATTTAATCTTTCAATAGACATTAAAGGAGAAAGAGAGTGGACATTTAATAAAAGATTCAATCATGGCAAGTAATAGAATTAAAATATTCATATCTAGTAGAAATCATAGTCCCATTAACTTTTTGGGAGAATTACAAGAATTGAGTGATGTCAGGAAGGAATTAAAACGAATAATTGAAGGAATTACTATTCTAGGTGAAATATCCGGCAAGTATAAAGGCAAAAAATATCCGCTATTTAAAGTATTCATTAATGAAGATGAACCCCCTGGGAGTGCGGACCTTAATTCATGGGAAAAATGTATGCAAGAAGTCAAATCATCAGATTTTGTTATTGCAATAATTGATGGGCATGCTGGATGGGCTCTTCCCGAATATCCTTTAGGGATATGTCATGATGAATATCGAACCTGTAAAACTTTAGACCCAGAAAAAATTTATACAATTGTATTACATGAGGAAATTAGAACGATTCCTACAGATTCTGGAGATATTCAACGATGGGAAAATTTTTGGAATTATATAGAACCAGACCTTTCTTTTACAAAATTTCCAAAGAATGGAGAAGAGTTAATTGAAATTTCCTTAAGTACTTTAGCTGAAGCATTAAAGAGATTAGTACATAAAGGAAGCAAAAGCCCATCAGGAAAATGCTATTATTTCGGTCAGGCATTAGAATGGAGTCGTTTGACTTACGATGAAAGAAAACAAGAAATAGAAATCTCATTGATGAATTCTTTTAAAAAATCAGAAACTGTAAATCCGAATACTTTATTGATTCCATTTAAGAAAAAGAAAGTCTATTCATTATTTCATGGAATTCCAGATTCTTTATCCATTAGTCATGCAAAGGAGTTAGTAGGACAACCTTTTCTTTACGATTATAAATCTTACGAAAGTATTCGTGATTTGAAAGCAATCGGCCCTATCCATATAATAGGATGTCATAAAACAATTACAGAAAGTCAAGCCTTGAAAATGTTGGGTCATCCTGATGTAATACTCGTTAAAGCACCTTTCGGGTTGTTTTTAGTAGATGATATCGAAAAAATTCAAATTATTTTTATCCAAAACTGCAGAAACCAAACCGAAACTGAAAAAGGAATGCAATTATTTTTTGATTGGCTCACACAGAAAACAGATGAGGTTAATTACCTAATAACCCGAGCCGAAAAACGGGTAATAATTATTGAAAGTGTTTATAGAGTATCGTAATAAATAGAGAAAAATTGTGCATAATTTCTATCTGTCCCTATATAGTATAACTATGTCAGGGAGTTTCTTGATGCAGGTGGTTCCATCTATGGAACTACAAAGAACAAAGAAAATCGGGCAAAGAAACTCAAGCCCGGCGATCATCTCATCTACTATATCTCCGAGATCGGAATTTTTGCCTAAGTGCTTGAGATCATCGATGAGTCTAATCATGATTCCGAATCGGTCTTGAAGGATGTCGATTATCCGATTCGATTCAAAGCTAAAGTCATCGTATCTTGTGATCCAATTGAAGGTATTCCGGTCTGATCACTCCTTGATGAACTCATTATATTCACCAAACTCAAAAACCTAAAGTCTGGCAAGGTTTCTTTCTCAATGCGTTAAATCAGTTTCCTAATGAAGACGGAATATTTATCGAACCAGAAATCATGATAAGATATTAGAAATGACCTTTCAATACAACCCTACCAACCAGACTCTCTTCCTGATTATCTGTTCAGGTACAAAAAATGATCAGGCTCCTGGAAGTGGGCTGTATCGGGAAGAAACATCCATATCCCCCTGGATATCCCATGATGCATAAGCCTCCTTGATGAAAGGAAGAAACCAGGCCCTTAACCTCATTTTTTCAGAGAGAAACAGCGATCAGAAATTACAGGACCATCCTTATAATGCTCGTATCAAGCCAGGGAAGGATTTTGGAGCTCAGGAGAGCGATGCCAGATATATCCCTGCCATGTGGCTCTATAGGGGACGATTCGTTGAAGAATCATGGGCGGAGTATGAACGGCATGCACATGCGATTCTTGGGGATGAGGAGTATGAACGGATGATTAAGGACCCAGATGAGGATACTCAGTTGTTGAAGAATGCGGAAGGGCAGAGGGAATTGGACGGGGGACAGACGAGTTTATTCTATTATGACAATTGATTCAGTTAAAATATGGGCCCGATATTTAATCCTTGAGGAATCATTTCTTGAATTTGAAAAAAATATTCCTTATTCCCAATATCACTCAACGGTAACATCTCCTATCCTTGATGATCTATTAGTCCGATCTTGCACATTTCTTGAATCATTTTTTAAAGATGCATCTCATTGTAAAATTTTTGATAATAAAGTCAAAGAAAGAGATTTGAATATTATACGAAATAATCCAAAAAAAGCCTCAATTTCCAACATTGAGAATATATTTAACAATTATTACTCATTATCTTCAAAAGAACTTCATTTTATTCACCCGATCTATCAATATTCATTTTTCCCATACATGAATTGGTCTCAACAACGATCTCCCGAATGGTGGGGTGATTATAATAGAATTAAACATAATGGGTTTAAATTTAGCGTATCGTATGAAAGTGTAAGAAATTCTTTGGGTGGTGCATTTTTAGCGGTAATATCTCATGTTGAAATGTTGGGTTATCTTAACGCAATATCAATTATGGAGGGATATGGATTTGCTAAATCTGTTGAGTATCTAATCAATAATGCTCCGGATTATCATCAGGGAAGATTTCGATTAGGTATGGCCATTATTGCACGATCTAAACTATTTGGATATGTTTATTCTTCTTCACCAATAGGACCTGTTGAAAAATTTGTTGAGAGTTTATTTACTCCTCCTTACGATATTTGGACAGACCATGTTAGAGATACGGAACAAATGATCGAAGAAAAAATTTATAGAGAAATGAGTATTGATAAAGGAAAATATGCTTAATTATTCTCTCCTTATTTGATCCAACCACATAGTAGGCATGTCAATATGTTGGGTTTCATACTCGGCTTTGACAAGGACCAAAGACTGTTAAATCCCAATCCGAGAATCATATTATCTGGTATATATCAGAAATTTGAATCTATACAGAAGTTCTTAAAATTCTCTATGATCATATATTGATACCATTAGAAGGGCATGAAGTTTATTATGTAATTTCAAGAAACTTTATTTACTTCAAATAAGGATTTTTATTTTCCCTCAATATTTGAAAACTGTCAGGTTTTTTACTGATACAAATGATTTCTGAGTAAGATGAAGTGAGATCCTGAATAATTATACTAATTCCAATCCAATTTTCTGCAGAATATTTACTTAAATTTTCGGAACATCTTTCTTGTAATGGGACCGCAACATCATCGACGTTATTAATGATTGCTATTGTAAAACCGATTTTTGTTTTAGGATCAAATAATAAGAATGCACCACTTCTTTTTTCTTTCCGAACTTTTTTCTTTCCATCAAATATTCGTTCGTTTAACTGAAATTGAATATTGGAGTCTAAATTTAGGATGCATTGAGATATCAAAAAATAATTATTAGGTTTTTCTTGATCCATCTGATCAAGAATTTGCATGATTTCTTTTGGTATGTTAAGTTTGGGAGGTGATTCATGGTATAGATAATAAAGATCAAAAACATCTAATAAATCCGGATCCAAATGAATGAAAATACCTTCATTATCATCTTT
This window encodes:
- the drmD gene encoding DISARM system SNF2-like helicase DrmD — translated: MRVPDIGQCVLVRKRPAVVRNKIQSPGTRDGQKTHLLDVDYLDTYNYPSSDTIVWEREVGADIFALHDFPEIFPPLNPDKPSRFHAFIDAISWSAQGVYEFESDNKTVSYTSAPLSSPWFSAVQVEDYQLYPVLQALNMPRVNLLLADDVGLGKTIEAGLIIQELIKQRRIRRILIVCPASLQNQWQDEMKEKFNIGFEILDSEKTWEIQRTLGMDANPWKVYPRLITSMDYLKQVDILERFKVTSLQMGGNDSAMLPWDLLIVDEAHNYSPSRFSDDSQRCSMLRDITPFFEHRLFLTATPHNGYTVSFSGLLELLDPVRFQQKAVLSNEDYKHLNLVMIRRMKSQLNDGRNKNRFPSRTVDGLALIMSDEETRLFKAIRRYLLEGTKQIGKPGSRERNLAQFIVMLLNKRLLSSSYAFAQTWWNHVAGFDLDSFGIDEADESRKRAQTSIENDEEKDLREYDAARHGAGWLRQYRDELTPYLDEVSAELNRLGWGRRVVEQDISQCKEFPKDTRFEKLFTWVKENLMEKGKFKDDERVIIFTEYKDTLDYLVARFKEKKIETPVLQLLYGGADAKLRREVKENFNDPSSPLRILIATDAASEGLNLQTSCRYLIHQEIPWNPMRLEQRNGRVDRHGQSRDVFVWHFVSDQIEDLKFLDFVTRKVDTVRGDLGSVGNVLDEAIMEYFSKGSINTKEVERRVSLTKEIADDRRDMQHGMHGSNKEYDVAFESYLQTQKRLGLSEGRLFHLLDEAVKLDTSRSSDQGMLTSVSEGVFRFSSIPAGWKAIIQSSLLLDSESGAQPKMVFSPERVMVEEHGRIMFHPGKDTRLLMLGHPVMQKALSSFTRRMWLPSSESKFNKWTVEQGDLPKGLDFVFTLLYQIALRNKLGERMDTGILRVPVTVEDGRVRSLSSGEMGQISQLSATPLPNSQLSSLMKKTIPGYLKVKQFAEAFRGELASSIFTDKSDHLAQRLLEEIENHRALFAERKESLDQYKDPKHVKRLRNELEEAVDKMKQLTFDPEQNLENRLRVDDIKADMEFVRQTNHISILKERLGKEEDRVINKVLPRRFTLDEEGVEIMPVAVHILVSSREVA
- a CDS encoding DUF4062 domain-containing protein, which translates into the protein MASNRIKIFISSRNHSPINFLGELQELSDVRKELKRIIEGITILGEISGKYKGKKYPLFKVFINEDEPPGSADLNSWEKCMQEVKSSDFVIAIIDGHAGWALPEYPLGICHDEYRTCKTLDPEKIYTIVLHEEIRTIPTDSGDIQRWENFWNYIEPDLSFTKFPKNGEELIEISLSTLAEALKRLVHKGSKSPSGKCYYFGQALEWSRLTYDERKQEIEISLMNSFKKSETVNPNTLLIPFKKKKVYSLFHGIPDSLSISHAKELVGQPFLYDYKSYESIRDLKAIGPIHIIGCHKTITESQALKMLGHPDVILVKAPFGLFLVDDIEKIQIIFIQNCRNQTETEKGMQLFFDWLTQKTDEVNYLITRAEKRVIIIESVYRVS